The Priestia megaterium NBRC 15308 = ATCC 14581 region CTACAGCAATAAATAAGCTATTAAACATCCAGCGCGGGAACAGCTTTTGTTCCACAAAAATTTGTTTATAGTTGTCTAGCGTAAAGTGTTTTGGAATAAAGTTCACCGTACCTGACACAATTTCTTCAAGCGTTTTAAAAGAAGCTGACAGCGCCCAAATAAATGGAATTAGCGTAATCAGTGCGTATATGCTTAAAATAGCATATAAAATGAGGACCCCCGTTTTTTTCTTCATCTTTTTCTTCCCCCCCTTAGTACATACTTTCTTCTTTTGAAAACTTTCGCTGAATAACCGTTGCCACCAAAATCACGAGCGCCAACATAAAGGCTAGTGCTGCAGCATATCCCATGGTTCCTAAATTTTTAAATGCATATTGATAAATAAGAAGAACAACAGTTAGAGTCGAGTTATTAGGTCCCCCTGAACCTCCTGAAAAAATAAACGATTGATCAAACAGCTGAAACGTGCCAATTAGTCCCATGATCACCACGAAAGATGTAACCGGACGCAGATTCGGAACTGTAATATGCCAAAATCGTTGAAACACATTAGCACCGTCTAACTGAGCTGCTTCATACAGCGAATCGGGTACGTCCTGCAAAGCTGCCAAATAAATAACCATAAAAAATGGAGCTGTTGCCCAAATGTTCATAATCATAATGGCAATCAAAGCGACCTGCGGATCTCCAAGCCAATTGTAAGTTGGGAGACCGATAAACTTTAAAAACTCATTCACAATCCCATTTTGATTGTACATCCACATAAAAATAAGCGTTAATACGGCCGATGATGTAAGCGTTGGTAAAAAATAAATAATACGAAAAACTTTTTCTGCTTTTAGCCCTGCATTTAATGTGGCAGCCAGTATAAGTGCCAATGCGGTTTGTACCGGCACAACAATTACTACATACTTCACCGTATTCCAAAGAGCAATTTTAGCCTTGTCATCTTCCAGAACCTTCATGTAGTTCTCAAGCCCTCGAAAATGGAACTCAGTCCCACCCAGTAATTGAACTTTATGTAAAGATAAAAAGATGGCGTAAAAAATAGGTGCAATAACAAATAACAAAAGCACAAACAGTGTAGGTGACATAAAAGCATATCCTTGCCCAACATCACGAGGTTTGTACGTTCGTATTTTTCTGTTTTTCATTTCCTCCACTCCCCCGCCTAGTCTTATTCATAAATACTAATCTCTTGGTTTGCCTGCTTTTGTGCTTTTTTCAAAGCTGTTTCTAAATCACTTTGTCCCAAAAAGGCGCTTAAAAACTGGTTATTAAAGTTATTCATGATAATAGGTAAATACGGACCGTCTTGCCAGACAGTAGCATAAGCAGCTCCTTTTACTAATGGACCTCGTTTTTTGTCTTCAGCAAAACCAAGTTTATCCGCTACGGATTTTCTTGTTGGCAATGCGTACCCCTTACTTGTCCAAGTTTCCATTCCTTCTTTACCAGTTAAGTACTGAATGAGCTCCCAAGACGCTTTTTTCTTCTTCGAGTCAGCATTCATTACATACGCCACCGTAAATGCCATCGTATTTTTATGACCGTTTATTGTCGGAACTTCTGCTGTACCGTAATCAAGTTTTGGGAAGGACTCTTGTAGAAACGGAATCATCCAATTCCCTTCAATTACCATAGCCACTTTTTGTTGTGCAAACATGTCCGTACCTGAGTTTGCGCCTACATCAGAGGGTTGTACAGACGTTTTATCTTTTAAATGCTGATCAATGAGCGGCTGAAGAGCGTCAACGACTTCTTTCGTAGCAAAATTTGCCTTATTGTTCTTTACCACGTCTCCTCCGTTTGCCTGCGCCATATAAAAGACACGTGCTAATTCCGGCGTGACCCCAAACGCTTGAATCCCTTTCTTTTTAAATACTTTTGAAACTTCTTCAAACTCATCCCATGTTTTTGGTACTTCTACTCCTGCTTCTTTAAATAGCTTTTTGTTGTAAAATAAGCCTAATGTGGAGTAATCTTTTGGAAAACCATATGTCTCTCCATTTTTTTGAAACGCTTTCAATAATGGTTTCTCAAAATCTTGAACATCAAAATCAGACTTTACATAAGAATTCAAAGGTTCTAAAACTCCTGTATTAATAAGACCAGGCGCTTCAAGTGCATCCAGATAAAAAACATCTGGACCGTTTCCACCGATTAAACGTGTTTTTAAAATATCCATGTATTGATCAGTGATTACTTCATGCTTCACATGAATGGAAGGATGAAGATTTTCAAAGTCTTGAATAGTTTGATTAAGCAGCTTTGTTTCTGTTGGGTTGCCTCCCCAGCCGGCCAACACAATTTCGACCCGATCATTTTCCCCAGAAACTTCTTGTACGTTTGAACATCCAGTTAAAACTGCTCCGGTCACTGCCAGCAGCAGACATAAAGCAAGTATCCACTTCTTCATCGGTTGTCTCCTTTCATTTCATTGACCTGCGGCTTATTAAGTGACGCCTAATAAGCCGCAGTCGAATTAACCTACATGAGCTCTTACTTTACATTGAGATAGAAGCTCGTATTTTGTCGTATTTTCCTTCACGTAAATAATAGTTTCGCTTCCTTCTTTTTTAACCGTTAATGATAGTTTTCCACTGCCAATCACAAGGTTTTCTACAGAGAGTTCATTCATATCGTCTATGAGCACAGGATTTATCTGTATCGTACCTGCTGTACTATCAGGAAACAGTCTCAGCATCGCCTGCACGAAAGCTAAAGGCGTGCCGGCTGCCCAAGCCTGAGGTGAACAAGCAACGGGATATTTAACAGGCTTATCAAGTTTACTTGAATAGCCGCAGAATAATTCTGGAAGGCGGTCGTATTCAAAATGCCCAGCTGCATCAACCAGCCCTTTTATAATTTTATTGGCTTCTGTTTGCTTGTTCGCTTTACTCAAACCAAGAACAATTAAACTATTATCATGCGGCCAAATGCTCCCGTCATGATAACTCATTGGATTATAGCCTGCTTCCCCTTCTGCCATTGTGCGGATACCGTATCCCGAAAACATAGATTCTGATACTAGCCTTTCTGCTACTTTGTTCAGCTTCTCCTCATCCATCATCTCGGCTAAAAGTACATGACCTGGATTTGACGTAACTGTTCCTACTTGATGTTTATGTTCATCGAGTGCAATTGCGTAGAATGATACGTCATCCATCCAAAAGGCTTCATTAAACTTTTTACGCAGCTGCTTTGCTTCTTCACGTAAATTATTTGCTTCATTTGTTTTGTTTAACTGATCATATAAAGAAGCAATACCCATTTTTGCTTGATATACATAGCCTTGTACTTCCACTAAAGCAATGGGAGTTTTTGCATATTCACCGCTGCGATGGACAACAGAATCTCCTGAGTCTTTCCAACCTTGGTTAGCAATTCCTTTACTTGACTCTTGATGATATTCAAGAAATAAATCGCCGTCTCGATCCCCATATTCGTTGATCCATGTCAAAGCTCCATCAATAGTCATTTGCATTTCTTGTACAAACTCCAAGTCTCCCGTCCACTTTACATATTCCGTTAATAAAATTAAAAACAATGGCGTCGCGTCAATTGTTCCATAATACGGCGTAAAAGGGATTTGGTTTGTGTTAGCAAGTTCCCCGTAACGTATTTCATGCATAATTTTACCCGGCTGTTCATCACGCCATGGATCATTTGCCGTTCCTTGATACGCTGCCATCGTACGCAGCGTTCCTTTTGCTACTTCGGGATTAAAAGCCAGCATTTGAAGCGCTGCAATTAGACTATCCCTTCCAAATGGCACGCCAAACCAAGGCAACCCTGCTACTGGAAAGACACCGAATCCTACGTCCGTTAGCAGTACGCGCAGGTCGTTAAGTCCTCTTGTAATAAGACGCTGCATTGTCGGATGATCGGTTGTTACTTTTGTAGAAGATTTTCCCCATTTTTTATATGACTGGCGTAGTAAACTAAATGCTTCACCGGCTGATAAAATATCCTCATTGGTGTCTTCGCCCATTTGCGGCTGAACCATTAATGTAATTTCTTCTTCTTCTTGATGATTGAGTTCAACAGAAAATGTAATCTCTCCTTGCTCATCCACATATGAAGCTTTTTTATCCCAAAGAATCCGTGTAGCCCGCTTGATATCATCTGCTCCTTTGTATGTATATGTTAGGCTGCTTTCTCCTTTTATTTGCCCCGTTCGTTTTCCGACATTTCCAGTTTGAAAACCTCTTACGATGAACATATCGTTAAAATCGACATCTGCTTGCATACTTAATGTAAAAGCAATTTTTTTAGGAAAATAGCTTTTTAACTTTATTTTTTCATAGAAAACCCCTCCATATATAAAGCGTTTTCTTTCTATTTCTAAAGACTCTCGCCATAGTACAAGCTCTCCTTCTTTTTCCATATGCGGATTAGTAAGAAGAATTGTGGCTAATAGATTCTCCTCTGCACTTGAGGTCAATAATACAGGATCTGCATCATTAATTTTCAAATGAAACTTGCTCAAAAAACGCGTATCTTTCATATATAATCCTAAACCATACTGATGGTTTTCGTTGATATTTCCTGCTGAATCAGTCAGTAAAAATAAGTCATTTTCTTTAATAACACGGTAATCCATTTTCATCCCCCTAAGTTTTACCGAAACGTTTCGGTTTTTACATTATATAAAAACCACTAGTTGTGGTTTTTAGCTGTTGATTCTCGAATGATCAGCTTTGTATCAAGATAACGCTTCATATTTGTTTCTTTTCCTTCTAACATCTCAATTAGTAAATCTGCAGCTTGATAGCCAATTTGATATACTTCCTGTCCTACAGTCGTCAAATTTGGAGACGAGTAAGAGGCAAGGACAATATTATCGTATCCGACAATCGAAATATCTTTCGGTACTTGAAGGCCAAGTTCT contains the following coding sequences:
- a CDS encoding carbohydrate ABC transporter permease, which produces MKNRKIRTYKPRDVGQGYAFMSPTLFVLLLFVIAPIFYAIFLSLHKVQLLGGTEFHFRGLENYMKVLEDDKAKIALWNTVKYVVIVVPVQTALALILAATLNAGLKAEKVFRIIYFLPTLTSSAVLTLIFMWMYNQNGIVNEFLKFIGLPTYNWLGDPQVALIAIMIMNIWATAPFFMVIYLAALQDVPDSLYEAAQLDGANVFQRFWHITVPNLRPVTSFVVIMGLIGTFQLFDQSFIFSGGSGGPNNSTLTVVLLIYQYAFKNLGTMGYAAALAFMLALVILVATVIQRKFSKEESMY
- a CDS encoding amylo-alpha-1,6-glucosidase — encoded protein: MDYRVIKENDLFLLTDSAGNINENHQYGLGLYMKDTRFLSKFHLKINDADPVLLTSSAEENLLATILLTNPHMEKEGELVLWRESLEIERKRFIYGGVFYEKIKLKSYFPKKIAFTLSMQADVDFNDMFIVRGFQTGNVGKRTGQIKGESSLTYTYKGADDIKRATRILWDKKASYVDEQGEITFSVELNHQEEEEITLMVQPQMGEDTNEDILSAGEAFSLLRQSYKKWGKSSTKVTTDHPTMQRLITRGLNDLRVLLTDVGFGVFPVAGLPWFGVPFGRDSLIAALQMLAFNPEVAKGTLRTMAAYQGTANDPWRDEQPGKIMHEIRYGELANTNQIPFTPYYGTIDATPLFLILLTEYVKWTGDLEFVQEMQMTIDGALTWINEYGDRDGDLFLEYHQESSKGIANQGWKDSGDSVVHRSGEYAKTPIALVEVQGYVYQAKMGIASLYDQLNKTNEANNLREEAKQLRKKFNEAFWMDDVSFYAIALDEHKHQVGTVTSNPGHVLLAEMMDEEKLNKVAERLVSESMFSGYGIRTMAEGEAGYNPMSYHDGSIWPHDNSLIVLGLSKANKQTEANKIIKGLVDAAGHFEYDRLPELFCGYSSKLDKPVKYPVACSPQAWAAGTPLAFVQAMLRLFPDSTAGTIQINPVLIDDMNELSVENLVIGSGKLSLTVKKEGSETIIYVKENTTKYELLSQCKVRAHVG
- a CDS encoding ABC transporter substrate-binding protein — its product is MKKWILALCLLLAVTGAVLTGCSNVQEVSGENDRVEIVLAGWGGNPTETKLLNQTIQDFENLHPSIHVKHEVITDQYMDILKTRLIGGNGPDVFYLDALEAPGLINTGVLEPLNSYVKSDFDVQDFEKPLLKAFQKNGETYGFPKDYSTLGLFYNKKLFKEAGVEVPKTWDEFEEVSKVFKKKGIQAFGVTPELARVFYMAQANGGDVVKNNKANFATKEVVDALQPLIDQHLKDKTSVQPSDVGANSGTDMFAQQKVAMVIEGNWMIPFLQESFPKLDYGTAEVPTINGHKNTMAFTVAYVMNADSKKKKASWELIQYLTGKEGMETWTSKGYALPTRKSVADKLGFAEDKKRGPLVKGAAYATVWQDGPYLPIIMNNFNNQFLSAFLGQSDLETALKKAQKQANQEISIYE